The proteins below are encoded in one region of Belonocnema kinseyi isolate 2016_QV_RU_SX_M_011 chromosome 3, B_treatae_v1, whole genome shotgun sequence:
- the LOC117168891 gene encoding putative uncharacterized protein DDB_G0291608 isoform X1: MALPANYKQVAMSTSSVVATNQRVRATGGSSSSSNTSKDTQSPFIQTPHGHPGFTPQKVGKNTAADSRTPKPPKPPEKPLMPYMRYSRKVWDQVKAQNPELKLWEIGKIIGQMWRELPEVDKTEFIEEYETEKVEYEKSLKSYHNSPAYLAYIAAKNRGKSDSRLVSNAALCAAQQSTDDRESHERSSGSSKSQAAQDRRIDILPAEDEDDQDDGYTVKHVAYSRYTRNHRLINEIFSDTVVPDVRSVVTTQRMQVLRRQVQSLTMHQKKLEAELQQIEEKYEAKKRKFVEASEVFQEELKKHCKPAVDEDAFNKMVERQYDLLRRDRLKGPEENRSDGPASSESTPNSTPTPTTAAMNEEVSADQSTDNDPMEKKSIEPGKIQKKGTQSPPYEEGKPEVAVQPNSPHQSNTAGNYPGAISPMVPTPSQQQSSPSPIPQSNQQLQSQIPSPGQQSQGTMPQPNQAQLVSPSQMQQQQQTQLQLQSQPQQLQSQQQQLQSQQQQVQSQPPLQQPLPSQQQPLQPQQQPLPPPQQPPQQLPSQPPAASPAPPTPTPPPASPMQHPPHQSAGILPNHSVTPHPGPQGAPQILPATGAPTTTHTGPMMPPGQAYPQQYPSGGQQPQNVPLAPRPPHPSYGYTQQQTYHQPYPQYPHPYYHQPYSQYPSHAMGRPHPHGPHSPHSPHYHPQSPHGVADSSGGNNAPLSTSSVSSSDVGNPNFSPAPMHNESERSVPPEGQGEGQADVKPNSG; encoded by the exons AACGCGTTCGTGCCACTGGTGGAAGCAGCAGCAGTTCAAATACAAGT AAAGACACACAAAGTCCTTTCATTCAAACACCCCATGGTCATCCAGGATTTACTCCTCAGAAGGTTGGAAAAAACACAGCT GCTGATTCTAGGACTCCGAAACCACCTAAACCGCCAGAAAAACCTCTTATGCCGTACATGAGATACAGCAGAAAAGTTTGGGATCAAGTTAAAGCTCAGAACCCGGAATTAAAATTATGGGAAATAGGCAAAATCATTGGTCAAATGTGGAGGGAGCTGCCAGAGGTTGATAAAACTGAATTCATAGAAGAATATGAGACGGAAAAG GTCGAGTATGAGAAAAGTTTGAAATCTTACCACAACTCTCCAGCATACTTAGCGTATATTGCTGCCAAAAATCGTGGAAAGTCAG ATTCACGTCTTGTATCTAATGCAGCGTTGTGTGCAGCACAACAAAGTACTGATGATCGCGAAAGTCATGAACGATCATCAGGAAGTAGCAAAAGCCAAGCAGCTCAGGATAGACGCATTGATATTCTACCCGCTGAAGATGAAGATG atcAAGACGATGGATATACAGTGAAGCACGTGGCTTACTCTCGGTACACTCGTAATCATCGGCTCATTAACGAAATATTTAGCGACACTGTAGTGCCGGATGTACGATCTGTCGTTACTACTCAAAGAATGCAAGTTCTTCGTCGGCAAGTTCAGTCCCTCACGATGCACCAA aaaaaattagaagCTGAACTTCAGCAAATTGAAGAAAAGTACGAGGCAAAGAAGCGAAAGTTTGTTGAAGCGAGTGAAGTCTTTCAGGAAGAACTAAAAAAACATTGCAAACCTGCGGTGGATGAAGATGCATTCAATAAGATGGTGGAACGCCAATATGACCTTCTACGCCGTGATAGACTTAAGGGTCCTGAGGAAAACCGTTCTGATGGACCAGCATCCAGTGAATCAACACCAAATTCAACACCCACGCCGACGACAGCTGCTATGAATGAGGAAGTTTCAGCTGAT cAATCAACCGATAACGATCCAATGGAGAAAAAATCGATAGAACCGGGAAAGATACAGAAAAAGGGAACTCAATCGCCTCCTTATGAGGAAGGAAAACCAGAAGTAGCAGTACAACCAAACTCTCCCCATCAATCGAACACTGCTGGAAATTACCCGGGTGCGATTTCTCCGATGGTTCCAACTCCATCACAACAGCAGTCATCTCCATCGCCAATCCCTCAATCGAATCAACAACTGCAGTCTCAGATTCCGTCACCTGGTCAACAATCGCAGGGGACGATGCCTCAACCAAATCAAGCACAACTGGTTTCTCCGTCACAAATGCAACAGCAGCAACAAACTCAGCTGCAGCTACAATCGCAGCCACAACAATTACAATCTCAACAGCAACAATTGCAATCTCAACAACAGCAGGTACAATCTCAACCACCACTACAACAACCTCTACCATCTCAACAGCAACCATTGCAACCGCAACAACAGCCACTGCCACCACCACAACAACCTCCCCAGCAGTTACCGTCACAACCACCAGCAGCTTCTCCAGCTCCACCAACCCCAACGCCGCCTCCAGCATCTCCTATGCAACACCCACCGCACCAATCTGCAGGAATTCTTCCAAATCACTCGGTAACACCACACCCAGGACCTCAAGGCGCACCACAAATTCTTCCCGCTACAGGGGCTCCAACTACTACACATACAGGTCCCATGATGCCACCAGGTCAAGCTTATCCACAGCAATATCCTTCTGGCGGTCAACAGCCGCAAAACGTTCCCCTTGCTCCCAGGCCTCCACATCCTTCATACGGTTATACACAGCAACAAACGTACCACCAACCATACCCACAGTATCCACATCCCTACTATCATCAACCTTACTCTCAATACCCATCCCATGCGATGGGAAGGCCACATCCTCATGGACCTCATAGTCCACATAGTCCTCATTATCATCCTCAGTCTCCCCATGGAGTAGCAGATAGTAGTGGTGGTAACAATGCTCCACTGAGCACAAGTTCCGTATCCAGTTCTGATGTAGGGAATCCGAATTTTTCCCCTGCTCCGATGCACAATGAAAGTGAGCGATCGGTACCACCCGAAGGTCAGGGGGAGGGACAAGCGGATGTTAAGCCGAACTCGGGGTGA
- the LOC117168891 gene encoding SWI/SNF-related matrix-associated actin-dependent regulator of chromatin subfamily E member 1-like isoform X3, whose product MALPANYKQVAMSTSSVVATNQRVRATGGSSSSSNTSKDTQSPFIQTPHGHPGFTPQKVGKNTAADSRTPKPPKPPEKPLMPYMRYSRKVWDQVKAQNPELKLWEIGKIIGQMWRELPEVDKTEFIEEYETEKVEYEKSLKSYHNSPAYLAYIAAKNRGKSAQQSTDDRESHERSSGSSKSQAAQDRRIDILPAEDEDDQDDGYTVKHVAYSRYTRNHRLINEIFSDTVVPDVRSVVTTQRMQVLRRQVQSLTMHQKKLEAELQQIEEKYEAKKRKFVEASEVFQEELKKHCKPAVDEDAFNKMVERQYDLLRRDRLKGPEENRSDGPASSESTPNSTPTPTTAAMNEEVSADQSTDNDPMEKKSIEPGKIQKKGTQSPPYEEGKPEVAVQPNSPHQSNTAGNYPGAISPMVPTPSQQQSSPSPIPQSNQQLQSQIPSPGQQSQGTMPQPNQAQLVSPSQMQQQQQTQLQLQSQPQQLQSQQQQLQSQQQQVQSQPPLQQPLPSQQQPLQPQQQPLPPPQQPPQQLPSQPPAASPAPPTPTPPPASPMQHPPHQSAGILPNHSVTPHPGPQGAPQILPATGAPTTTHTGPMMPPGQAYPQQYPSGGQQPQNVPLAPRPPHPSYGYTQQQTYHQPYPQYPHPYYHQPYSQYPSHAMGRPHPHGPHSPHSPHYHPQSPHGVADSSGGNNAPLSTSSVSSSDVGNPNFSPAPMHNESERSVPPEGQGEGQADVKPNSG is encoded by the exons AACGCGTTCGTGCCACTGGTGGAAGCAGCAGCAGTTCAAATACAAGT AAAGACACACAAAGTCCTTTCATTCAAACACCCCATGGTCATCCAGGATTTACTCCTCAGAAGGTTGGAAAAAACACAGCT GCTGATTCTAGGACTCCGAAACCACCTAAACCGCCAGAAAAACCTCTTATGCCGTACATGAGATACAGCAGAAAAGTTTGGGATCAAGTTAAAGCTCAGAACCCGGAATTAAAATTATGGGAAATAGGCAAAATCATTGGTCAAATGTGGAGGGAGCTGCCAGAGGTTGATAAAACTGAATTCATAGAAGAATATGAGACGGAAAAG GTCGAGTATGAGAAAAGTTTGAAATCTTACCACAACTCTCCAGCATACTTAGCGTATATTGCTGCCAAAAATCGTGGAAAGTCAG CACAACAAAGTACTGATGATCGCGAAAGTCATGAACGATCATCAGGAAGTAGCAAAAGCCAAGCAGCTCAGGATAGACGCATTGATATTCTACCCGCTGAAGATGAAGATG atcAAGACGATGGATATACAGTGAAGCACGTGGCTTACTCTCGGTACACTCGTAATCATCGGCTCATTAACGAAATATTTAGCGACACTGTAGTGCCGGATGTACGATCTGTCGTTACTACTCAAAGAATGCAAGTTCTTCGTCGGCAAGTTCAGTCCCTCACGATGCACCAA aaaaaattagaagCTGAACTTCAGCAAATTGAAGAAAAGTACGAGGCAAAGAAGCGAAAGTTTGTTGAAGCGAGTGAAGTCTTTCAGGAAGAACTAAAAAAACATTGCAAACCTGCGGTGGATGAAGATGCATTCAATAAGATGGTGGAACGCCAATATGACCTTCTACGCCGTGATAGACTTAAGGGTCCTGAGGAAAACCGTTCTGATGGACCAGCATCCAGTGAATCAACACCAAATTCAACACCCACGCCGACGACAGCTGCTATGAATGAGGAAGTTTCAGCTGAT cAATCAACCGATAACGATCCAATGGAGAAAAAATCGATAGAACCGGGAAAGATACAGAAAAAGGGAACTCAATCGCCTCCTTATGAGGAAGGAAAACCAGAAGTAGCAGTACAACCAAACTCTCCCCATCAATCGAACACTGCTGGAAATTACCCGGGTGCGATTTCTCCGATGGTTCCAACTCCATCACAACAGCAGTCATCTCCATCGCCAATCCCTCAATCGAATCAACAACTGCAGTCTCAGATTCCGTCACCTGGTCAACAATCGCAGGGGACGATGCCTCAACCAAATCAAGCACAACTGGTTTCTCCGTCACAAATGCAACAGCAGCAACAAACTCAGCTGCAGCTACAATCGCAGCCACAACAATTACAATCTCAACAGCAACAATTGCAATCTCAACAACAGCAGGTACAATCTCAACCACCACTACAACAACCTCTACCATCTCAACAGCAACCATTGCAACCGCAACAACAGCCACTGCCACCACCACAACAACCTCCCCAGCAGTTACCGTCACAACCACCAGCAGCTTCTCCAGCTCCACCAACCCCAACGCCGCCTCCAGCATCTCCTATGCAACACCCACCGCACCAATCTGCAGGAATTCTTCCAAATCACTCGGTAACACCACACCCAGGACCTCAAGGCGCACCACAAATTCTTCCCGCTACAGGGGCTCCAACTACTACACATACAGGTCCCATGATGCCACCAGGTCAAGCTTATCCACAGCAATATCCTTCTGGCGGTCAACAGCCGCAAAACGTTCCCCTTGCTCCCAGGCCTCCACATCCTTCATACGGTTATACACAGCAACAAACGTACCACCAACCATACCCACAGTATCCACATCCCTACTATCATCAACCTTACTCTCAATACCCATCCCATGCGATGGGAAGGCCACATCCTCATGGACCTCATAGTCCACATAGTCCTCATTATCATCCTCAGTCTCCCCATGGAGTAGCAGATAGTAGTGGTGGTAACAATGCTCCACTGAGCACAAGTTCCGTATCCAGTTCTGATGTAGGGAATCCGAATTTTTCCCCTGCTCCGATGCACAATGAAAGTGAGCGATCGGTACCACCCGAAGGTCAGGGGGAGGGACAAGCGGATGTTAAGCCGAACTCGGGGTGA
- the LOC117168891 gene encoding SWI/SNF-related matrix-associated actin-dependent regulator of chromatin subfamily E member 1-like isoform X2 encodes MALPANYKQVAMSTSSVVATNQRVRATGGSSSSSNTSKDTQSPFIQTPHGHPGFTPQKVGKNTAADSRTPKPPKPPEKPLMPYMRYSRKVWDQVKAQNPELKLWEIGKIIGQMWRELPEVDKTEFIEEYETEKVEYEKSLKSYHNSPAYLAYIAAKNRGKSALCAAQQSTDDRESHERSSGSSKSQAAQDRRIDILPAEDEDDQDDGYTVKHVAYSRYTRNHRLINEIFSDTVVPDVRSVVTTQRMQVLRRQVQSLTMHQKKLEAELQQIEEKYEAKKRKFVEASEVFQEELKKHCKPAVDEDAFNKMVERQYDLLRRDRLKGPEENRSDGPASSESTPNSTPTPTTAAMNEEVSADQSTDNDPMEKKSIEPGKIQKKGTQSPPYEEGKPEVAVQPNSPHQSNTAGNYPGAISPMVPTPSQQQSSPSPIPQSNQQLQSQIPSPGQQSQGTMPQPNQAQLVSPSQMQQQQQTQLQLQSQPQQLQSQQQQLQSQQQQVQSQPPLQQPLPSQQQPLQPQQQPLPPPQQPPQQLPSQPPAASPAPPTPTPPPASPMQHPPHQSAGILPNHSVTPHPGPQGAPQILPATGAPTTTHTGPMMPPGQAYPQQYPSGGQQPQNVPLAPRPPHPSYGYTQQQTYHQPYPQYPHPYYHQPYSQYPSHAMGRPHPHGPHSPHSPHYHPQSPHGVADSSGGNNAPLSTSSVSSSDVGNPNFSPAPMHNESERSVPPEGQGEGQADVKPNSG; translated from the exons AACGCGTTCGTGCCACTGGTGGAAGCAGCAGCAGTTCAAATACAAGT AAAGACACACAAAGTCCTTTCATTCAAACACCCCATGGTCATCCAGGATTTACTCCTCAGAAGGTTGGAAAAAACACAGCT GCTGATTCTAGGACTCCGAAACCACCTAAACCGCCAGAAAAACCTCTTATGCCGTACATGAGATACAGCAGAAAAGTTTGGGATCAAGTTAAAGCTCAGAACCCGGAATTAAAATTATGGGAAATAGGCAAAATCATTGGTCAAATGTGGAGGGAGCTGCCAGAGGTTGATAAAACTGAATTCATAGAAGAATATGAGACGGAAAAG GTCGAGTATGAGAAAAGTTTGAAATCTTACCACAACTCTCCAGCATACTTAGCGTATATTGCTGCCAAAAATCGTGGAAAGTCAG CGTTGTGTGCAGCACAACAAAGTACTGATGATCGCGAAAGTCATGAACGATCATCAGGAAGTAGCAAAAGCCAAGCAGCTCAGGATAGACGCATTGATATTCTACCCGCTGAAGATGAAGATG atcAAGACGATGGATATACAGTGAAGCACGTGGCTTACTCTCGGTACACTCGTAATCATCGGCTCATTAACGAAATATTTAGCGACACTGTAGTGCCGGATGTACGATCTGTCGTTACTACTCAAAGAATGCAAGTTCTTCGTCGGCAAGTTCAGTCCCTCACGATGCACCAA aaaaaattagaagCTGAACTTCAGCAAATTGAAGAAAAGTACGAGGCAAAGAAGCGAAAGTTTGTTGAAGCGAGTGAAGTCTTTCAGGAAGAACTAAAAAAACATTGCAAACCTGCGGTGGATGAAGATGCATTCAATAAGATGGTGGAACGCCAATATGACCTTCTACGCCGTGATAGACTTAAGGGTCCTGAGGAAAACCGTTCTGATGGACCAGCATCCAGTGAATCAACACCAAATTCAACACCCACGCCGACGACAGCTGCTATGAATGAGGAAGTTTCAGCTGAT cAATCAACCGATAACGATCCAATGGAGAAAAAATCGATAGAACCGGGAAAGATACAGAAAAAGGGAACTCAATCGCCTCCTTATGAGGAAGGAAAACCAGAAGTAGCAGTACAACCAAACTCTCCCCATCAATCGAACACTGCTGGAAATTACCCGGGTGCGATTTCTCCGATGGTTCCAACTCCATCACAACAGCAGTCATCTCCATCGCCAATCCCTCAATCGAATCAACAACTGCAGTCTCAGATTCCGTCACCTGGTCAACAATCGCAGGGGACGATGCCTCAACCAAATCAAGCACAACTGGTTTCTCCGTCACAAATGCAACAGCAGCAACAAACTCAGCTGCAGCTACAATCGCAGCCACAACAATTACAATCTCAACAGCAACAATTGCAATCTCAACAACAGCAGGTACAATCTCAACCACCACTACAACAACCTCTACCATCTCAACAGCAACCATTGCAACCGCAACAACAGCCACTGCCACCACCACAACAACCTCCCCAGCAGTTACCGTCACAACCACCAGCAGCTTCTCCAGCTCCACCAACCCCAACGCCGCCTCCAGCATCTCCTATGCAACACCCACCGCACCAATCTGCAGGAATTCTTCCAAATCACTCGGTAACACCACACCCAGGACCTCAAGGCGCACCACAAATTCTTCCCGCTACAGGGGCTCCAACTACTACACATACAGGTCCCATGATGCCACCAGGTCAAGCTTATCCACAGCAATATCCTTCTGGCGGTCAACAGCCGCAAAACGTTCCCCTTGCTCCCAGGCCTCCACATCCTTCATACGGTTATACACAGCAACAAACGTACCACCAACCATACCCACAGTATCCACATCCCTACTATCATCAACCTTACTCTCAATACCCATCCCATGCGATGGGAAGGCCACATCCTCATGGACCTCATAGTCCACATAGTCCTCATTATCATCCTCAGTCTCCCCATGGAGTAGCAGATAGTAGTGGTGGTAACAATGCTCCACTGAGCACAAGTTCCGTATCCAGTTCTGATGTAGGGAATCCGAATTTTTCCCCTGCTCCGATGCACAATGAAAGTGAGCGATCGGTACCACCCGAAGGTCAGGGGGAGGGACAAGCGGATGTTAAGCCGAACTCGGGGTGA